The genomic DNA GTGTAGGCGAGGAACTCTCTGCGTTTCATGCCTGCCTTCGTGGGGGTTCTATCGGGAGCCGTCAGCCCAGGTAGCCCTTGGCCTTCAGCGTCCTGCGCAGCTCGGCGGCCGCCTGGTCCAGTGCCTCCTTGGCGGGCAACCTGCCGGTCAGCGCCTTGTCGAGATAGGGGTTGATCACCGTTTTGGTGAGCGGCTCCATGTACGGCACGCCGGGCAGTGTCGTGGCCCCGTGCTCGATCGACTGGACCGCGGCGGGCCAGTGGGGCTGCGCCGCCTGCCTGTCTTCCAGTACCGAGTCGCGAGAGGGGATCGCCAACGTCGCGGCCTTCCTCATCACCGCGGGGTCGGTCGTCGTGGAGGCCATGATCTGGAACAGTGTCTCGGGGTCGGCCGCGGAGTTCTTCGCGATCGCGAAGCCGTCCTGCGATATCTCCCCGGTGGGGACGCCGTCACCGGCGCCGGCGGGGGCGGGGGCGAACCCGACCTTACCGGCGACCTTGGAGCTGTCGGGGTCGTTGATGGATCCGGCGCGGCTGGCCCAGATGACCGTCATGGCCACCTGTCCCTGCTGCATCAGCGCCATGACGTCACCGTTGTTGTAGGTGAGCGCCTCGGCCGGCATGTACGGCATGAGCCCGCGCATCCGCTCCACCGCCTCCACGCCCTTGTCCGAGTTGAAGGCGGGCTCGCCCTTTCCGTCGAACCAGGAGCCGCCCTCCGTGGTCAGCCAGCCGTGAAACCCGTCGGCGAGGGCGTCGTCGGCTCCCCAGACCATGGCCAGGGGATATTTCGCGCCGCTGTCGCCCTTGAGCTTCTTGGCGGCGCTCACCAGCTCGTCGTAGGTGGTCGGCGGGGTGATGCCGTGCTTGGCGAACAGGTCCTTGCGGTAGATGAGGACCTGACTGTTGATCTGATTGGGGATGCCGTAGACCTTTCCCTTGTAGGAAAAGCCCTTCCACGTCTTGTCGGGGATGTCGTCCAGCTTGTAGGTGTCCCTGTACTTGGCGATGTAGTCGTCAAGCGGGACCAGCCAACCCTTGCTGGCGTACTCGGTCAGAGTGCCGTTGTAGACCTCGACGAGGTCGTACGGCGAGGCGCCCTTGGACGACAGCGCGAGCTGTGCCTTCTGGATCTGCCCGGTGAAGTCGACCGGGGTGTGCTTGACCGTGAGGTTTTTGCTCCCGGAGCACCCCTTGACCATGGCGTCGGTGAACGGATCGAGCGCCGGGGCGCTCATGGCCAGCACGTTCACGGTGGTGGCCGAGGAGACCGACACCTTGCAGGCGGCCTTCGCCTCGGCTGAGACGTCACGGGTACTGCTCGGCGCTCCGCACGCGGCGAGTACGGCGAGCCCCGCGGCCGTGCCGATCATGCCGCGAACCCGGGTTCGCACCGACCCGCCTGGGCGACGCGCACGCTCGATGTCCATGCCCTGCTCCCTTGTCCGCCACGACCGGGCGGCTGCGGCCCGCCGGTGCTCCGCGTGCGCCTCCAACAGCGCGACCACGGCTATGAATACGTATTTATGGGAGGCTAGGAGCGACCTCCAACCGCTGTCAATAGCTTGGCACAAATAGGATTTTCAATCCAAAACCCCTGATGGAAAGGTTCCATTCAGCAAGGACAGCCGCTATCGTCCGCTAGGTATACGTATTCTCGGGGAGGGATCATGGCCGACCTGATGGCCGAACATCGCACGGTGCACGAGCTGATCGATCGAGAGGAGTCCGCCTCATTCTCCGAAGTTCGACGCTACCTGCGCCTGCCCGGCTTCTCCGACACCGGCGAGGGGATCGAGAAGTCCGCGCTCGCCACACTCGACTACCTGCGCGGCATCGGCGTGGCCGACGCCCGGCTGGTCGAGACCGAGGGCAATCCCGTCGTCTTCGGAACCCTGCGCTCGAAGCGGCCGGGCGCCAAGACGCTGATCGTCTACGGTCTGTACGACCTCACCCCGGTGGTGGCCGAGGAGTGGAGCGCCGATCCGCTCGGCGCCTCGATCGTGGACGCGGCCTCGATCGGCCTGGACCCCGCGATCGGCCAGGTCCTGGTCAGCCGCGGCGCCCACAACCACCGCGGGCCCGGGCTGGCCACCCTGCTGGCCGTCGAGGCCATGCTGCGCACCGAGGGCGACGTCCCGTGCAACCTCATCTTCGTCATCGAAGGCGAGGAGGAGATCGGCAGCCCCAGCCTGCCCGGGTTCATCGAGGCCCACCGCGACGAGCTCGCCGGCGCCCAGGGCGCCTGGCTACCCTGCATGTACGAGGGCGCCGACGGCACGATGACCACGATGCGCGGCTTCAAGGGGTCGTTCTGGGTCGAGCTGCGCTGCACGGGCGGGGAATGGGGCGGCACGCGCGACGGCCGCCACCTGTGGGCCGGGCACTCCGCCTGGCTGGACGCCCCCATGATGACCCTGGTCCGGGCGCTGTCCTCGCTGATCGACGACGACGACCGACTGGTGATCGACGGTCTGGACACGCTCCCTCTCGACATCACCGAAGAGGACCGCCGGGACGCCGACGAGCTGCGCGCGAAGATCAAGGCGAATCCCGCGATCGAGGCCGCGATGCGCAAAGGCCTGAACGTCGCGCGGCTGCGCCGCGGCGCCCCGCTGGAGGACCTGGTCGAGCGCTTCATGTTCGGGGTCAACGCCAACATCCAGGGCATCGTCGGCGGCTACACCGGGCCCACGTTCTACACGATGCTGCCCGGGGACGCCGCCGCGCGGCTCGACATTCGCTTCCCGCGCGGTACCGACCACGAGGAGCTGACCGGGCTGCTCCGGCGCCATCTGGACCGCCGCGACTTCGGCGACGTCCAGATCACCAAGTCCTACGGCTATCCGGCCGCGCGCACCTCGATGGACGACCCGCTGATGACCGCGGGCAGGCGCGCGGCCGCCGCCCACGGCGTCGGCGTCGAGACCTGGCCGATGTACAACGGCTGCTGCCCCGCCTCGCTCTTCCAGTCCCTCGGCTCCGGCATGCCGTTCAGCTTCGCCGGGCTCGGCCAGGGCGAGCGCCCGCACGCGCCGGACGAGTACATCCACCTGGACGCCGTCAACCGGCTCATGCACTTCACCGTCAGCCACCTGCACGCCTGGGCGCGCGCCTGATGCCCGGAAAGGCCCATCTCATGAACGACCACGCCACGACCGGGAACGGCTCGGCCCCGCAGCCCGTCGAAGATCGCTCCAACCCCTACTCCGGCCGTCGCGACATGCCCGCCGACTTCTCGGTCTCGATCGGCGAGAAGGGCGGCACCGACCGCCAGCTGCTGCGCCCGCCGACGGCCCGCACGATGAGCATGCGCGGGTTCGACGACCACTACGTCGACATTGTTGACTACATCGTCAGGATCACCCACCGGATCTGGGAAGAAAAGCAGATCGGGTACATCTACGACACCTACCGGCACAACTCCCGGGTCACCGACGACTACGGTCTGCAGTACGGCCGTGACAAGATCGTCGCGGACACGGTGCACACCATCAACGCCTTCCCCGACGTACGGCTCTACGCCGACGAGGTCGTCTGGGCGGGCGACGACGTCTCCGGCTTCCACACCTCGCATCGCACCGTGATCGTGGGCACCAACACCGGATACTCCAAGTACGGGCCGCCGACCGGGCGCCGCGTGGTGGTGTGGGCGATCGCGAACTGCGTCGCCCTGGAGAACGAGATCTTCGAAGAGCACGTCATCTACAACAACTCCAGCCTGATCCAGCAGCTCGGCTACGACCTGCGGACGAAGGCGCGCGAGTTCGGCAATCAGGCCGCCGACCTCAACGGGTTGCTCGACCGGCGATTCGGCGAGGCGGAGCGAGTGCTCGGCCAGGGCAAGCCCGCCCACCTGCCGGCTCTGCCCGACGACCGCTTCGACGTGGAGGCGTTCATCCGGCGCGCCTACCACTACATCTGGAACTGGCGCAACATCGGCAGTGTCGACCAGGCCTACGCAGCCGGGCTGCGCTACCACGGCCCCACTGGCCGCGAGTACTACGGGCGCGGCGAGTACAAGTCCTTCGTCCTGTCACTGATCGCCATGTTCCCCGATCTCGCCCTCACCGTGGACGACGTCTACCACATGGGCAACGAGGCCGACGGGTTCGTCACTTCCGTGCGCTGGAGCGCCGTCGGCACGCACCGTGGATTCGGCGTTTACGGCAGACCGACCGGCCGCCGCGTCTATCTGTGGGGCATCACCCAGCACCGGATCCGCGACGGCCGGATCCAGGAGGAGTGGATGCAGTTCAACGAGTTCGAGGTGCTCCAGCAGATCCACCGCGACGATCCCTTCGAGACCGCATGAGCCCACCCGAGCCGGTTCCACGGCGGCACGGGCGATCGGCCGGGACCGGCAGGGAGGTCACCAGCCGCGAGGTCGCCCGGCTCGCCGGGGTCTCCCAGCCGACCGTCTCGCGCGCGTTGCGCGGAGACCTGCGGGTCTCCGCCGAGACTCGCCGCCGGGTCCTGGAGGCGGCGGCGGCCCTCGACTACGTGCCGAGCGAGATCGGCCGCAGCCTGTCCACCCGCGCGACCCGGCGGGTGGGCATGCTGGTTACCGACCTGACCAACCCGTTCTACCCGAACCTGCTGGCGCCGCTCCACGATGAGTTGGAGCGGCGCGGCTACCGGATGGTGCTCTTCACCGAGCGCCAGGATGAGATCTCGGTCGTCGAACGGCTGATCGACGGCTCCATCGACGGGGTGGTCCTCACGACCAGTCTGGCCGCCTCCGGACTGCCGTACGAGCTCATGCGGCGCAATCGGCCGTTCGTCTTCCTCAATCGCGAGGTCTACGGTGTCGAGGCGGACGCCTGCGTGGTGGACAACCGGCTCGGCGCCCGGCTCGCAGCCGAGAAACTCATCCAGCTCGGCCACCGCACCATCGCCGCGATCTTCGGCCCCGAGGAGACGACCACCGGCAGGGAGCGGGAGGCCGGACTGCGCGAGTCCCTGGCCGAGCACGGTGTCGGACTCCCCGGCTCCCTGTCGCGCCGCGGCCCGTTCGACTTCGCCACCGGCTACCGGGCCATGACGGAACTCCTGCGGGAGCCGGTCCGGCCCTCCGCCGTGTTCTGCGCCAACGACGTGATCGCGATCGGCGCCTACAACGCGGCGCACCGCGCCGGGCTGTCCATCCCCGCCGACCTCACCATCATCGGCTTCGACGACATCTCGATGGCCTCCTGGGACGTCTTCCGGCTCACCACCGTCCGTCATGACCTGGTCGCCATGGCGCGCAACGCCGGGAACCTCCTGGTCGACCGGATCGAGCTCCCCGACCGGCCCGTCCGCCGCATCGTCATGGAACCCTCCCTGACCCTCCGGCACACCCACGCGCCACCCCGCTGACCGAGCCGGTCACGGGATCGGGCGGGCGGCCCGATCCCGTGACCGGCGATTCTCAGTCCGTTTCCCGGCCATTGCGGATCAGGTTCCACGGTGCCAGGTAGCCGTCGGCGTCCAGGGCGACTCCGCCCTGCCGGGCGGCGGCCACGACCTCGCCGTCCCACTCCAATCGGACCCGGCCATCCCCGGAGTTCACCACCACGATCTCCCCTGCCGCCTCCCCCACGTTGCGCAGGGATCGCCAGGCGCCGACGGGCACCGAGAACGTGTCCCGGGGTCCGACGACCGTACGGACCTCGTCCGGGCCGATGTTGAGCACGACCTCCCAGCGACCCTCCTTGACCAGGAGCGTCTGGGTCTCGTGATGCCGGTGGCTCAGCAGCCCCTCGCCCGGCTCGGCGCGCAGCCAGGCCACGTTGAACCCGTGCGGGTTGAGGACGCGCGGGCCTTGGTGGCGGTCTTCCGTCATGCCGTACCCGATGACCGACGCGAGCTCGGCCCCCCCGCCAGGCAGCACACCGCACAGGAAGGCCCGCCCGGACCAGGTGCGGTCCTCAGCGGAGGTGATCCGGCCCCGCATCTCGGCGGCGGTGTAGCGGCGTAGCCCGCCGATCTCCTCCGAGGTCATCGGCTCGATCAACCTCACCCCCGCGGGCGGCGCCTCACCCGGGGTCGTCTCGATCAGCCGGCTGTCCTCACTGAGGTAGAGGCCGTGTCCGGCCGCCTCCCTGATGACCTGGGGCCCCCAGATGATGCCACCGGTGACGTCCCGGCCCAGCGCCGTCAGGAGCCAGCCGTCGTCGGGGCCGACGTTGGTGAATCCCCGGAAGACCCAGGCGGGCACCGAGATGATGTCCCCCTCTCGGGAGAGGTACTCCCCGTCCGTGCCGTCCGCCCCCCAGCGCACCTGCCAGTCGCCGCGGAAGTTGATGAACACCTCGGCGGTGAAGTGCAGGTGCAGGTTGTTCACGACGCCGTTGGGCATCGCCGCCGCGCCGATGTTGTAACCGTGCGGCTCCTGGAGATTGACGAACTGGTCGGCGCTCTGCGACACTCCCGGGCCGATGAGCGCGTAGTTCTCCTTCTTCTCCGACCCCGGTGTCCGGCAGTCGATGAACGCCTGGTTGCAGCTGACCAGGTCTTCTCGCCTGATCGTCCGGCGTTCCAGCTCCGCCTGGCTGACCACGACACCTTCGGATTGATGACGCACTGGGCTCTCCCTCTCTTCGCAGACCCTTCAAATGTATACGTATGCACAACGACTCATCAAGGATTTACCTTGACGGTCCGCAAACCACTGCAGGGCAGTGCATCCGCATGTCTGACGTCGGTCAGGGCTATGCGAGGGCTCCTCCAACGCGGAGCGGACCCGAACACGGAACGGACCCGAACGATCGGCTGGCCGCGCGCCGCGATAGGAGGCGCTGCGGTCCCACCCGCCCGACAAAACACTGGTAGAAGCCGTACGGGCCGGAAGGCGCTCCGCTCGGTCGGGCCGCTCAGCGGACGGACTGCCGGGTGCCTGTCTCGGCGGATCGCCGTACGGCGTCGAGCAGGCGGTGCAACCGCAGTCCCTCATCGAAATCCGGTGTGGTGCGACCACCGGTGCGGAGGTCGTCGGCGATCCGGACGTACGTCTGGGCCACGTTGGCGACCTCGGTTCCGCGGGCCGCCTCGGGGATCCGGCGGTATCCGTCCGGGATCGGCAGTTCCTGCCACGGACCGCCGACGCCCTGGGAGCCCAGGATGCGCAGCTCGCTCATCTGGATGCCGCCCGGCCCGCCGGGACCGGAGACGATCGCCAGGTCGCCCCCGGTCCCGGTGATCTCGATCCGGGTGCGGCCGTCGGTGGCCTTGGCATCGTGGATGTGCGCGGAGATCGCGGCACCACCGGCCGTCGTCGCGTGGAGGACGATCTGGTCCGGGCTGGTCACCTCGATGGTCTCCCCGGTTTCGGAGACGGTCATCCGGGGGTGCTGGACCGACAGGCCGGCCGAGAGCTCGGCGATGCGGCCGACCAGCTGCTCCAGTGCGTCGAGCGTGTGGCCGCCGACGACCTCCAGCGTCCCGGCGGCGTTCGCCAGGTCGAGGGTGTACTCGAACCCGGCCGGCATCCGGGCGCCGGCGCCCTTGGCGCGTGCCGCGTAGACCGTCGCCGACGTGACCCGCCCGATGTGACCATCGGCGATCAGCTCGCGCGCGTGACCGATCGCCGGGGAGTGGCGGGCCTGCAGGCCGACCGTGGCGTGCACGCCCGCGTCGCGGGCCGCCTCCGCGAGGACCTCCGCCTCCTCGGAGGTGCGGACCAGCGGCCACTCGCAGTAGACGTGCTTGCCTGCCTCAAGAGCCGCCTGGATCAGCTCGAAGTGGAACGGCACCTTGACGGTGACGGCAACGAGGTCCACCTCCGGATGCGCGGCGAGGCTCCGCGGATCGGTGAAGGCGTGCGGAACGCCGAACCGGCGGGCCGCCTCCTGCGCACTGGCCTCGCGGCTGGTGCCGACCGCGGTGATCTCGAAGTCCGGCAGCGCCCGCAGCGCCGGGATGTGCGCCCGCGCCGCCCACCCCCGATCGGGGTTGGCGCCGATGATGCCCACCCGGACCCTGTCCGATCCCATGACGTGTCCTTTCGCTCCGCTCAGTACGCTCACATAAATGGACTTGCCGCGTCCGTTTCGGACTATACGATAAACGGACGCAATATGTCCATTTATCGTATAGGGTCATCGTATGAGCAGGCCGGACAGTGCCGTGGACCGATTTCCGGCGGACAACGCGGGTCGCCTGCGGACAGGGCAGGGCCCCCGGCCGCGGTGCGGCCGGGGGCCCTGCTCGGAGCGGTTGGCGAAGAGTGCGGTTACAGGGCGGGGTAGGCGTTCTGGAGCAGCTGACGGAACTGCGCGGAGAACCACTGGCCGGCGATCGGGGAGTCCGGCAATGCGCCGGTCATGCTGTTGCCGTTGCGCTCGTTGCCGGTGTAGGTCGGGTCGCACATCCGGTCGAAGCCCTTGCCCTCGTCGTTCGGGATGAGCTTGCTGGCGCCGTCGGACTCACCCGGAGGCTTGATCCAGACGTAGGCGTCCAGACCGGCGGCGGGGCTGGCCTGCGGGCGCTCGCCGAGACCGGCGCCGCTCTGGTTGCACCAGTTGCCGGCGTGGATGCGACGGTCCACCCGCGAGTTGTCGACGAAGGTGTTCATGTCGGTGGAGGTGCTGGGAGCGGACGGACGGGCCGTGCCGCCCCAGCCGTTGCGGGAGGTGTCGATCAGCATGCCGAGGCCCGACTTGAAGCCCTTCTGGACCAGCAGGTTCCGGAAGGCCTGGGCGTAGGAGAGCTCGTCGACGTAGAAGTTCCAGTCGACCCACTTCGACTGGCGGATCGTCTGGCCGTTGACGGTGCTGTTGATGGTGAAGTGCGGCTCCTTCAGAGCCGAGTAGTTGGCGGTGTTGGTGATGAAACCGTCAACGCTGTCGAAGCCCGCCGTGGTGCCGGAGACCGTGCTGGCGAACAGGTCGGCCGAGGGGCCCAAGTTGGTGTCCCAGCCCAGCCAGCCGTGGTGGCCGGCGTCGATGTAGGTGTAGACGTTCGGGATCGCGTGCAGCTTGTTCAGGGCGTAGCGGACGCCGTCGACGTAGGCACCGCTCGACTTTGCCTCCGCGCACTTGGCCACGTTCAGGTTGGTGATCAGGTTGGGCAGCGAGTCGATCTCGACGACCGTCGCGATCCGGAGCGCGGCGTACTTCGACTCCTTCATGATCGTGGCGATCGGGTCGATGTACTCAGTCTTGTAGCGGTTCAAGCCGTTCTCGGCGATGAGCAGCTCACCGTTGGAGGCCAGCGCCGAGCAGTCGCGGTTCGGCAGGTTGTAGATGACGAACTGGATCGTCAGCGGCTTGCTGCCGTTGGCCGCGTCCTGCTTGAGTGCCTCGTCCAGGTGGGCGCGGAGGCCCTTCGCCGAGGCGGTTCCCTCGATGGCGGCGATGCGGTCCAGCCACACGCCGGTCGAGATGTTGGCCACCGCGGAACCGCCCGGCTCCGCCGCGGCCTTCGCCGACCAGTCAGGGTTGACGTAGCCGGTGGCGCCGGCGTACGGGTTCTCGACGTGCTCGCCGGTCGGCGGGGTGCCGTCGTCGTCGGCCTCGGTCGCGGTGACGGAGACACCGGTGTGCCCGGTGGCCGCGGCCGCGATGGTGGCGGTGCCGTCGGTCTGGTCGGCGTCCTGCGCGGCCGAGACCGTCACGTTCTGCGCCGTGTTCCAGTTGGCGGTGGTGAAGGCCAGGGTAGAGGGCGAGATCGTGAGGTCGGCGTCACCGGTCTTGGTCAGGTTGACCGTGACGTTGCCGGTGGGTGCCTTGCTGAGCCTGAAGCCCACCGTCTTGGAACTGCCCTCGGGAACGCTGACCGAGGTCGCGGAGGCGACGATCGACGCGGTGCCGGTGTCGGTGCCCACCGTGAAGGGGACCTCGGCGGTCTCCTTGGTCAGGGCTGGGCTCGCGTTGTCGTAGGCCTTGGCCTTGGCGGTGTGGCTGCCGGCCGCCACGCCCGTCGCCGAGAAGCTGTACGGGGCGGAGGTGTCGGTGTTGACCAGCGCACCGTCGACATAGAACTCGACCTTGCTGACCGCACCGTCGTCGCCGGCCGTCGCCGCGAGCGGTACGGCGGAGCCCGCCGGGATGGAGGCGCCGCTCGCCGGACTGGTCAGGCTGACCGTCGGGGCCTGGTTGACGGGCGGCTGCCCGCCGCAGGTGACGCCGTTGACCGTGAAGGCGGTGGGCTTGGGGTTGCTCCCGCTCCACGACCCGTTGAAGCCGACGCTCGTCGACGCGCCGGTGGCCAGGGCGCCGTTCCAGTCCAGGTTCTTGGCGGTGACCTGGTTGCCGCTCTGGCTCCAGGTCGCCGACCAGCCCTGCTGGAGCTGCTGGCTGCCGGGGAAGGCGAAGCCGAGGGTCCAGCTGCTCAGCGGGTCACCGAGGTTCTTGAGGCTGATGTTGGCGGTGAACCCGCCCTGCCATTCGTTGGTGCTGTATGCGACGTCGCACGAGACTGCGGCGTGCGCCGTGGCGGCCTGCCCGGTGGCGAGACCGGCGGCGGCCACGAACACGGCCGCGGTGGTCGCCGCCCGATTGCGCCAAGCTTGGCGGCGCGGATGAACTCTCATTCGTAATCATCTCCAGGACGAGGGTGGGAGCGCTCCCATAGTCCGGATGTTTCAGGCGTGTGTACAGCTTGTTGCGCTCCGCGGGCGCTTCACCGGGACTGTCCTCGCCCCTGACCTCACCGAACGCTTTTCCGGTTCGATGAAAGTTTCAAAGATCACGACGGCTCTACCGCCCAGCGGCGGTCGCGGCGGCCATGGCGGCGCCCACGATGCCGGCCTCGTTCTGGAGGGTGGCGGGTACCACTGGCGTGCGCACCGCCACCTTGGGCAGGAACTTGTCCGCCTTCTTGCTGACCCCCCCACCGAGAATGATCAGCGAAGGGGAGAACAGCGCCTCGACGTGCTGCAGATACTCCTCGACCCGCTCGGCCCACTTGTCCCAGCTCAGATCATGATTCTCGCGCGCATGGTCGGAGGCCCGCTTCTCCGCGTCCTTGCCCCGGATCTCCAGGTGACCGAGCTCGGTGTTGGGCACCAGGCGGCCGTCGACGAACAGGGCGCTGCCGATCCCGGTGCCGAAGGTGAGCATCAGCACCACCCCGGCCCTGCCCCGGCCCGCACCGACCGCCATCTCGGCCGTCCCCGCCGCGTCGGCGTCGTTGAGCACCACCACGGGCAGCCTCGTCGCCTTGGCGAACAGCGCCCGCGCGTCCTCACCGATCCACGACTGGTCCACGTTGGCGGCCGACCTGGTGACCCCGTCGACCACGACGCCGGGAAAGGTCACGCCGATCGGCCCGCTCCAGGTGAAGTGCTCGACGATCTGCGCGACCACCGCGGCCACCGACGCGGGGTCGGCGGGAACGGGGGTCGGGATCCGCAGACGCTCCCCGACCAGCACACCTCTGGCGGTGTCCACCGGCGCGCCTTTGATCCCCGATCCGCCGATGTCGATTCCCAGCGCTTCCATGACATCCACCTCCTGCTCCGGGCTCCTTCCCCGGGACGGGCCGCTGATGCCCTCCACGGTCCGCGGTCTGCCCGCAGGTCCGCTGACGGCCGCCTGCGGTGCACGGGCCGACCCCGCTGAAAGTGACCTGTCCCAGACCGCGGGCAGCACAGCAGGAAAGGATCCCTCCGATGGCGCTCCCTCCATAAGGCCGGCACCTGGAAGGTGCTTCACCTGGCCAAGTGAGCGAATGCCGCCCGGGAGGACGCCGACGGTCCTCCGGAGGCGGTCACAGTGAGAGGTGCGCACCCGGGCATCCGGGATGGTCTCTCCCCGTGAACGCCTCCGTTCCGGATCGGCTGCCGTCAGCCCGCGGCGACCCCGGCATCGACATCGGTATCGGTATCGACGTCGGCACCGGTACGCCGGCGCCGCCGGCTGCGGCGAATGATCAGGGCGAAGGCCCCCAGAAGCAGCGCGACCAGTCCCCCGATGGCGCCGAACAGGATCAGCGGGTCCAGGTCCGGGAAGACGGACAGGCCCGTGCCGGCACGCGGGAAGGTGACGGTGGCGGTGGCCGTCCGCTTCACCATGCCGCTCGTCAGGGTCAGTTCCACCTTCCAGGGACCGTCCGGTATCCGCCGGTCAAGCGTCACGGTCACCGGGGCGGAGGCCCCAGGGAGCAACGTGACGCCCAGGTCGGCGGAGAACGGCCCGGCCGAAAGGCCGCCCGGCCCGTCCGACAGCGAGAGCGTCCCGCTCATGTCGATGGCCCGCCCGCCGGTGTTGCGGACCAGCGCCACCAGTTCCGGCCTGCCGTCCGGAGCGCGGACGGGGGTCAGTTTCTCGATCTCGAAGTCGGACGGCGGCTCACCGCCGAGCCCGACGTCGATGTAGAGGCGGATCCCGACGCGGTTGACGACACGCACGCTGTGTCTGGCGTTGGGTTCGGCGACGACCTCCGCCCAGACGACACCGAACCGCTCGCCGCGTGAGGCGGCAGGCGGCACTTTGATCGTGACGGAGGCGGTCTCATATCCCCCCGGGGGGACCGTGACCGAGGTCCGGTCAAGTGACGTCCAGCCCGTCAGCTCGTTCTTGGGGCGGGCGGCGGGCATCGCGAACCTGTTGCCGACGACATCGGCGGCAGCCGGGTACAGGGTGATGTGCTGCGTCTTCTTCGTCGTGTTGGAGACCTCCAGGCGCCGCTTGATGGTGGTGCCCGGAGCGAGGTGGTCGATGATGTAGGAATGCGCCCGCGGGTCGTCATGGCGGCTGACGGGTGCCTCGAGCAGCCGGATGCCGATCGTGCCGTGGGGGTCCTGTCCGGCGGTCCGGTTCGCTCCGGCCGATGCGCCGGCCACGCCCGAACAGAGCGCGGCCAGCGACATCAGCGTGCACAGCATGGCGATCCGGTCAGGCCACCTGATGTGTCACCGTTCCGGTGTAGGTGCCTACCTGCGCGGTGATGGGAACCGAGACGATCAGGGTGGGGTTCCAGGACGCCGTGCTACCGCCGGTGCCTCCCGAGTGGGTGAACGCCGTCACCGCGGTCAGAGTCGTGCCGGTCAGCGGGACCGCGTCATCGGCTGTGAGCTGACCCGCGGTGAAGGTTCCGCCTCCGCTCGACGCGGTGAGATCTCCGGACCAGTACTCCACGGCGGCGAAG from Streptosporangium sp. NBC_01756 includes the following:
- a CDS encoding glycoside hydrolase family 6 protein; translated protein: MRVHPRRQAWRNRAATTAAVFVAAAGLATGQAATAHAAVSCDVAYSTNEWQGGFTANISLKNLGDPLSSWTLGFAFPGSQQLQQGWSATWSQSGNQVTAKNLDWNGALATGASTSVGFNGSWSGSNPKPTAFTVNGVTCGGQPPVNQAPTVSLTSPASGASIPAGSAVPLAATAGDDGAVSKVEFYVDGALVNTDTSAPYSFSATGVAAGSHTAKAKAYDNASPALTKETAEVPFTVGTDTGTASIVASATSVSVPEGSSKTVGFRLSKAPTGNVTVNLTKTGDADLTISPSTLAFTTANWNTAQNVTVSAAQDADQTDGTATIAAAATGHTGVSVTATEADDDGTPPTGEHVENPYAGATGYVNPDWSAKAAAEPGGSAVANISTGVWLDRIAAIEGTASAKGLRAHLDEALKQDAANGSKPLTIQFVIYNLPNRDCSALASNGELLIAENGLNRYKTEYIDPIATIMKESKYAALRIATVVEIDSLPNLITNLNVAKCAEAKSSGAYVDGVRYALNKLHAIPNVYTYIDAGHHGWLGWDTNLGPSADLFASTVSGTTAGFDSVDGFITNTANYSALKEPHFTINSTVNGQTIRQSKWVDWNFYVDELSYAQAFRNLLVQKGFKSGLGMLIDTSRNGWGGTARPSAPSTSTDMNTFVDNSRVDRRIHAGNWCNQSGAGLGERPQASPAAGLDAYVWIKPPGESDGASKLIPNDEGKGFDRMCDPTYTGNERNGNSMTGALPDSPIAGQWFSAQFRQLLQNAYPAL
- the ppgK gene encoding polyphosphate--glucose phosphotransferase, producing MEALGIDIGGSGIKGAPVDTARGVLVGERLRIPTPVPADPASVAAVVAQIVEHFTWSGPIGVTFPGVVVDGVTRSAANVDQSWIGEDARALFAKATRLPVVVLNDADAAGTAEMAVGAGRGRAGVVLMLTFGTGIGSALFVDGRLVPNTELGHLEIRGKDAEKRASDHARENHDLSWDKWAERVEEYLQHVEALFSPSLIILGGGVSKKADKFLPKVAVRTPVVPATLQNEAGIVGAAMAAATAAGR